TACAATAATGTCAAGTTGTCCATTATAAATGCAAACTTTTAATCCGTTGTCCAATAATTCGGCCACCCATGGGGCCACACTATCCATAACATcttttttaaggtatttttcGACTTTATTTTCGCCCTCCAGGTCGTGGAACGTCTTATTGCCAACGTGTATCGCGCGTCTGGTTAATGCCGACTGTAAGAATTCTCCCATAACAGCGTCTCCGTCATCAGGtttagttttcaaataattgaagtATTGCTCATAGCCGGTGAGGTTGCGAAACAGTGATCCATAAGATGTCTCATCCATGTTGATCAGACTATCGAACACATCAAACGCACAGTCCATGTCGCGCTTATGGATGCAATCGATACCTTTCTTCTCCTCAATTTCGAACTTGCGACGTCCGTTCGAGTCGATTAGGCCCAACTGATAGAGATAGTCTCCATAGTTCATCTGGTTTTGTGGATCGGAGAGACCATTGCCAATGGCCATACCCCTCAAGGGAATAACTTCCTTTTGTGGAGGTTTTTGGGCGCGATAAGTGTAGTATGCTAACGCAGGTACATATTTCCCACCATACGATTCGCCGGTTATATAAAAGCCCTTGgtctttgaaaaatcaaacaacaaaaatatttgtttcattgcTTCGTAGAGATTATGACCGACTTCTTTCTCATTCCGAGAGTAGCCTGCCTCATTGTCGGCAAAACTGAAACCAGTTCCCACGGGATTGTCAATATAAATCAAGTTCAAGTTTTTATTCCATCGAAATTCTCGTACCCCCAGTTTATCCCCACTAAATTTGAAAGGACCATTTTCTGTGAACAGACCGAACAACGAAGAAGCTCCTGGCCCTCCCTGCAGCCAGAGGACCACAGGGGCAGTTTCAGGCTCTACTTCAGCAGGAAAGTACCAGAAGAATAAATTTGAGTTATAGTGTTTGTCGACAGTGAGATAGCCAGAGAAGCTTTTCACTCGTTGAAATTGTGCTCCAACAACTTTTGCTTTTGTTTGGGCTTCTGATATTTTTTTAGCTTCTATCAAGGGTGTCAAGAAAAGTGGCTCACCGGGGTCACCATTATCATGATAAGCTTTGAACCTGGGATAAGGATTGATGAACGATTTGCGATATTTCTTCTCGCAGTGAACTGATGGAATTTGTAGAAATGCAAACAACAAAACCAACACCGCTATTGGATAATGCATAATTGGGGAATTCCTGTTTTtgtcttaaataaaatgtaagaatatttgtttatatttaataaaaactaaatatttactCTTTCCAACTATGACTTTGAATCCACCTTCTAAATTCGAGATTTAACAAAACAAGGAACAACTGTACTTCCCCTCTTTCTTATCAATAAAGTAATTGAATAGCTTCATAGACAGATGAGAACCAGATGTTGATGCCGAGCCGACTGTTGACTGTTGCTTGGATTTCTCTGACCACGACCACTGCACTGACTGACTGACCAGTTGACATGACAACGATAATACAGAAAGCAGAGTTACCAGTAGAATACAAATGCAGAGGTTATTTTATTCTATGGAATTCGgggtaaaacttttttaaaataacatttgaaaCTCTAATGCAACGTGTTTTTATCAATAAGATATTATATCGCTAATGTTTGTaatgtaaatttcaaacaaattcttgttggaatttcaaaattatcagATGTTCACAATGGACCTTTTTGAGGCACTTATCTATAAAATATAGAGATTATTGAGATCAGTGTGTTGAAGCTATACATTTTTAACGTTTATTTTTTCTCGAAATAAATCGCTTCGGAAGTATCcgctatatacatacattcacaTAGGAACTAAGGAATTAGGACTTactcataaaaatataacattcgTCATTtgggatttttattaaataattttggccTACGGTAACACTGGCTGTTGAGTGGCCACACCACATAGAAATTTAAGGGTTGCCATAacgtatgtttatatttttataaatagctaATAGgcgattttatttcaattgcttTTTACTTTACATATATGAACTGTATTGCAAGTTTTTCATTCATACAAATTTCGAGCTcaagattttattgaaatatgaattacgatggtagagaagtaaCAAAAAGTTGGTCTCGTGATTCTGTCCGTCTGCCTGTCTGTCTGTTTTCACCCCTGCagctaaaccattgggtcgattgatttgaaaatataaatttaaggttttaagctaACTGGCGAtaggtgttttttaaaattgtttaagaccAAAAATAGCAGTAGTCTccataaaaattcttttgtcaaaaactaaaaatgggcccgatagatttttattaaattttcaatgaaactatattaaaaatgacatttttgtttgctcttGAATGgagtgatttaaatattttgtgtcttAACAAagctcttacttacttactaagggTCTCAGATatgttaagtccgttggaagCCCCTTAATGGGCATAGGGCTTCTACTACGCCATCCTGTACGGTTTCCGAACATGTGTATCAGCTCcttccaacttttgcctagtgacgctgattccaccTCGACTGTCCTACGTCATATGGGCTTCTCGGTCTTCCaactcttcttccttcttgtgtgagcggattccagtgcattgcagtcgttaccttttcgaagcgtatgtccaatccattgccacttccTGACCTGTCGTTCTATGAAGGATCTCATTTGATATGCGGTTTGGCcggaaaatccttaggatgttacgaagacatctattcacgaatgtttgcagctttcttgttatggctgaagtaaccttccaagtgctgcacaaATAAAGAAACACAGATTTGACATTTGTGCGCAActgtcgtagctttgttcttaagctgatagagctCTTACATTGTCTAAATTCTATATGatgattaaaaatgtctttttattagattaaaaatatgtaattattttttttttaaactagatATCTCATAAGCagcttaatgttttttttttttataaaaattgaaatgtataacatatatttatattaaataatgttgacgaaggcaactagttagttggTCGAATGTCATAAGCTTCAAACTAGGAACTTTAATTTACTAACCCCTACTTTCAGGCGATCGtgaaaaaactaccaaaaacattatgattttctacaaaatagctttgcaagaaagctacaAATCAATTaccatttgtattttgtattgtaaagaaatattactaatTTCCTTTTCTATTTTACAATGAACTCATTTACACAAAACATCAAATggaattgtgtagaaaataaataaatcataaagtaataaagttcagtttttagttgaatgaaaaaacatgatcagatgtcattttgacataagaagacttgacttgatagttagggagatttttcttgactaactttc
This window of the Eupeodes corollae chromosome 3, idEupCoro1.1, whole genome shotgun sequence genome carries:
- the LOC129950996 gene encoding venom serine carboxypeptidase-like, which translates into the protein MHYPIAVLVLLFAFLQIPSVHCEKKYRKSFINPYPRFKAYHDNGDPGEPLFLTPLIEAKKISEAQTKAKVVGAQFQRVKSFSGYLTVDKHYNSNLFFWYFPAEVEPETAPVVLWLQGGPGASSLFGLFTENGPFKFSGDKLGVREFRWNKNLNLIYIDNPVGTGFSFADNEAGYSRNEKEVGHNLYEAMKQIFLLFDFSKTKGFYITGESYGGKYVPALAYYTYRAQKPPQKEVIPLRGMAIGNGLSDPQNQMNYGDYLYQLGLIDSNGRRKFEIEEKKGIDCIHKRDMDCAFDVFDSLINMDETSYGSLFRNLTGYEQYFNYLKTKPDDGDAVMGEFLQSALTRRAIHVGNKTFHDLEGENKVEKYLKKDVMDSVAPWVAELLDNGLKVCIYNGQLDIIVAYPLTMNYVQKLKFNSAEIYKNASREIWWVDGEVAGYKKQAGNLTEMLVRNAGHMAPMDQPKWMFDLISNFTGTNSKK